The proteins below are encoded in one region of Myxococcales bacterium:
- a CDS encoding site-2 protease family protein gives MNPGLILLAIAGISVLVIVHEGGHYLVARACGMRVIRFSIGIGPTVFRYQPKDSPTVFQLCAIPFLAYVQIAGMNPHEEVDSDDPGLFPNQGLFARIATIFAGPFANYLLAAALTFTLALVGWPEHLTRPVVKPVDHTTPAAIAGVHRGDVIVEANGEVVHNFGDLIRITSVRAGKATSYVVERDGKRMPPMMITPRLEEERGVIGVTFTKHYRAYGWDKAATMALAFPYEVTVLNALGLAELFKKKTLEGLAGPVRMGKMVAESAKRGPIEYAWMLIVLSVALGMFNLLPLPALDGGRLSFLMYEMIAKRRPDARIEAVVHTVGLLFLLGLLVLVTFRDVMS, from the coding sequence ATGAATCCAGGGCTCATTCTTCTGGCGATTGCTGGAATTTCGGTATTGGTAATTGTCCATGAAGGCGGTCATTATCTAGTGGCTAGGGCCTGCGGTATGCGGGTCATTCGCTTTAGCATAGGGATTGGCCCCACGGTATTCAGGTACCAGCCCAAAGACAGTCCAACGGTGTTTCAACTCTGCGCTATTCCATTTTTGGCCTATGTGCAAATTGCCGGAATGAATCCTCACGAAGAAGTGGATTCCGACGATCCAGGTCTTTTTCCTAATCAGGGGCTTTTTGCGAGAATTGCTACGATTTTTGCCGGACCTTTTGCCAACTATCTGCTCGCGGCTGCTCTTACCTTCACGCTTGCGCTCGTGGGCTGGCCCGAGCATTTGACTCGACCGGTGGTCAAACCTGTCGATCACACCACCCCGGCTGCTATCGCAGGCGTGCACAGAGGAGACGTCATCGTCGAAGCCAATGGCGAGGTTGTGCACAATTTTGGGGATTTGATTCGCATCACTTCCGTGCGTGCTGGCAAAGCGACGTCTTATGTCGTGGAGCGTGATGGCAAGCGCATGCCGCCGATGATGATTACTCCACGCCTTGAAGAAGAACGTGGGGTGATAGGGGTGACATTTACCAAGCACTATCGAGCTTATGGCTGGGATAAAGCCGCCACGATGGCCTTGGCCTTCCCTTATGAAGTAACGGTACTAAATGCCCTCGGCTTGGCCGAGCTGTTTAAGAAAAAGACACTGGAAGGCCTGGCTGGTCCAGTGCGTATGGGAAAAATGGTTGCCGAATCGGCAAAACGTGGCCCCATCGAATATGCTTGGATGCTCATCGTGCTTTCTGTCGCCTTGGGCATGTTCAACCTATTGCCCTTGCCAGCGCTTGACGGTGGACGGTTGAGCTTTTTGATGTATGAAATGATTGCCAAACGTAGACCTGATGCTCGCATCGAAGCTGTGGTACA